From the genome of Longimicrobiaceae bacterium:
CTGGGTGCGCATGGTCGCTTCGGTCGTACGGCGGCTCCCGGCCGGCCGCTACCGCGCCATCCAGCGGATCGGGCGGGACGCCGCGCCGCCCTTCCTCATGGAGATGCCGGTGGAGCTCGGCGGGGGGACGTACCTCTGCGACCTGCGCGACGACATCGCCCGCGAGGTCTGCTTCACCGGGCTGTACGGGCCGCAGGAGACGGCGCTGGTGCGGGCGCTCCTCGCCCCGGGCGACACCTTCGTGGACGTGGGCGCCAACTGGGGATACTTCACGCTGCTGGCCGCCAGCCTGGTGGGACAGGGCGGGCGGGTGCTCTCCCTGGAGCCGGACCCCAGGCTCTTCCCCGTGCTCGAAGCCAACGTGGCGCGCAACGGGCTGCGGCACGTGACGCTGCGGCAGCTCGCCGCGGCCGGCGGGCCGGGGATCCTGGCGCTGGCGGGGTTCGACGAGGCGGCGGGCAACTTCGGGGTGTCGCGGATCGTGCCCGACGCCGCGGCGGACGGGCGGACCTTCCGCGTTCGGGCCGACGCGCTGGACCGGATTCTCGACGAGGAAGGGATCCGGCGCGTGGACCTGCTGAAGATGGACATCGAGGGGGCGGAGGGCGCCGCCCTCGCCGGGCTGGAAGAGTCGCTGCGCGGGGGGCGGGTGGCGCGCCTGCTCGTGGAGCTGCACCCCGTCGAGCTGGCGGAGCACGGCACTTCGACCGACGCGCTCGTGGACACGCTG
Proteins encoded in this window:
- a CDS encoding FkbM family methyltransferase produces the protein MNQQSPRPAPVWVRMVASVVRRLPAGRYRAIQRIGRDAAPPFLMEMPVELGGGTYLCDLRDDIAREVCFTGLYGPQETALVRALLAPGDTFVDVGANWGYFTLLAASLVGQGGRVLSLEPDPRLFPVLEANVARNGLRHVTLRQLAAAGGPGILALAGFDEAAGNFGVSRIVPDAAADGRTFRVRADALDRILDEEGIRRVDLLKMDIEGAEGAALAGLEESLRGGRVARLLVELHPVELAEHGTSTDALVDTLRSAGYTGYTVSHDPAVTRAAAYGRASSLRELLRPLEPGEPLDAWPHQLWCAPGSELRW